Proteins encoded by one window of Tunturibacter psychrotolerans:
- the fliS gene encoding flagellar export chaperone FliS → MSETSYQQQALAGATGVELIIALYDGAIRFLYRAMQCVEEEDVRGRRIAVKKVIDILTYLQARLRPDLGGPVAASLADFYATMFTMTLEASHLESKEQFEEVIGFVRNVREAWVVVARDPEAGRVLPRELRTREERFVPQAEVYAPVGEAASSWSA, encoded by the coding sequence ATGAGTGAGACAAGCTATCAGCAGCAGGCCTTGGCGGGCGCGACGGGAGTAGAACTTATTATCGCGCTCTACGATGGGGCAATTCGCTTTCTCTACCGTGCGATGCAGTGCGTGGAAGAAGAAGATGTTCGCGGACGACGGATTGCAGTGAAGAAGGTCATTGATATTTTGACCTATCTTCAGGCGCGGTTGCGCCCGGATCTTGGTGGACCGGTCGCAGCTTCGCTGGCGGACTTCTATGCGACGATGTTCACGATGACGCTGGAGGCTTCGCACCTTGAGTCTAAGGAGCAGTTTGAAGAGGTGATTGGATTTGTTCGGAATGTTCGGGAGGCGTGGGTTGTGGTGGCACGCGATCCTGAAGCGGGGAGGGTGCTGCCGAGAGAACTGCGGACACGGGAGGAGAGGTTTGTGCCGCAGGCTGAGGTGTATGCGCCTGTTGGTGAGGCGGCTTCGAGTTGGTCGGCTTAG